In one Polynucleobacter sp. JS-JIR-5-A7 genomic region, the following are encoded:
- a CDS encoding SET domain-containing protein has protein sequence MASKKLKPPKVDRSFIVVKSSPIHGKGVFVVKPIKKGQVIIEYKGERISWKLAEKRHPHNPKDPNHTFYFSLDDGRVIDAKYGGNAARWINHSCKPSCETREDIYDGKPRVFIYAKRALKVGEELFYDYSLDIEGRVTKQMKKDYECRCGAKKCRGTMLAQDKK, from the coding sequence ATGGCATCTAAAAAATTAAAACCACCAAAGGTGGACCGGTCTTTTATTGTTGTGAAGTCTTCACCGATCCATGGTAAAGGCGTTTTTGTAGTTAAGCCTATTAAAAAGGGTCAGGTAATCATTGAGTACAAAGGGGAGCGCATTAGTTGGAAGCTTGCCGAGAAGCGCCATCCACACAACCCCAAAGACCCAAACCATACATTTTATTTTTCCCTAGATGATGGTCGCGTGATTGATGCTAAGTATGGCGGTAATGCTGCGCGTTGGATTAATCACTCTTGTAAACCTAGTTGCGAAACGCGCGAAGATATCTACGATGGTAAGCCACGCGTTTTCATTTATGCCAAGCGAGCCCTTAAGGTTGGTGAAGAACTTTTTTATGACTACTCCCTGGACATTGAGGGTCGCGTCACTAAGCAGATGAAAAAAGATTACGAATGTCGTTGTGGGGCTAAAAAGTGCCGCGGCACAATGCTTGCGCAAGATAAAAAATAA
- a CDS encoding DUF3717 domain-containing protein: MLYITIQELEAAINYWRNQSPAVGDELRLCPEAAALAKPYALMIVQGSQRMPLDVLDELARTAIQTFNKLTQS; encoded by the coding sequence ATGTTGTACATCACCATTCAAGAGCTTGAGGCGGCCATTAATTATTGGCGCAATCAATCTCCAGCGGTGGGGGATGAGTTGCGTTTATGTCCCGAAGCGGCGGCCCTTGCCAAACCATATGCCCTCATGATTGTTCAGGGCTCGCAACGGATGCCGCTGGATGTTTTGGATGAGCTTGCAAGAACTGCCATCCAAACATTTAATAAGCTGACCCAAAGCTAA
- a CDS encoding ABC transporter ATP-binding protein — MQETILETIGLGKSFKGFSAVTDVNLKVSRGSIHALIGPNGAGKTTCFNLLTKFLEPSSGQILFNGLDITSEAPALIARRGIIRSFQISAVFPHLSVLENVRVALQRGLGTEFHFWKSGDSLNILNDRALELLHEVGLEGFAHEQTLNLAYGRKRALEIATTLAMEPELMLLDEPTQGMGHEDVERVTELIDRVAKGRTILMVEHNMKVVASIADRITVLQRGAVLAEGPYQEVSKNPLVIEAYMGSHGGDNL, encoded by the coding sequence TTGCAAGAAACAATATTAGAGACAATTGGCCTGGGGAAATCCTTTAAGGGGTTTTCTGCTGTTACTGATGTTAACTTAAAGGTGTCAAGGGGGAGTATTCATGCCCTCATAGGACCCAATGGAGCGGGCAAAACCACATGTTTCAATTTGCTAACTAAATTCTTAGAACCCAGTAGCGGTCAAATCCTATTTAATGGTTTAGATATTACAAGTGAGGCCCCAGCCTTAATTGCACGACGGGGAATTATTCGCTCCTTTCAAATTTCAGCTGTTTTCCCCCATTTAAGCGTTTTAGAAAACGTTCGTGTTGCGCTGCAGCGAGGGTTGGGTACCGAGTTTCATTTTTGGAAATCCGGCGACTCTCTCAATATTCTGAACGATCGCGCCCTAGAGCTGCTCCATGAAGTTGGGTTGGAGGGGTTTGCCCACGAGCAAACTTTGAACCTGGCTTATGGACGTAAGCGAGCGCTAGAAATTGCAACCACTCTAGCCATGGAGCCAGAATTAATGCTCTTAGATGAGCCTACGCAAGGGATGGGGCACGAGGACGTAGAGCGCGTCACAGAGTTGATTGACCGTGTTGCTAAGGGACGCACCATCTTGATGGTTGAGCACAATATGAAAGTTGTTGCTTCGATTGCTGATCGGATTACTGTGCTCCAGCGCGGGGCTGTTTTGGCAGAAGGCCCTTATCAAGAGGTTTCGAAAAACCCGCTAGTGATTGAGGCCTATATGGGCAGCCACGGGGGCGATAATTTATGA